Proteins from one Camelina sativa cultivar DH55 chromosome 8, Cs, whole genome shotgun sequence genomic window:
- the LOC104706488 gene encoding outer envelope protein 61 gives MFNGLMDPEMIRLAQDQMSRMTPADFARIQQQMMSNPDLMNMATESMKNMRPEDLKQAAEQLKHTRPEDMAEIGEKMAKASPEDIAAMRAHADAHFTYQINAAQMLKKLGNELHSRGNFSEAAEKYLRAKNNLKDIPSSKGGALLFACSLNLMSCYLKTNQHEDCIKEGSEVLAYDARNVKALYRRGQAYRDLGLLEDAVSDLSKANEVSPEDETIADVLRDVKERLGVEGPGNASRGVVIEDITEENTVTSGDNKKQSKEVTGTQRESNVGRHAQGVKTDVDGLQALRDNPEAIRTFQNFISKTDPDTLAALSGGKAGDMSPDMFKTASSMIGKMSPEEIQKMVQTASSFKGDNPFTSTGPSAGNGFAPTPDMLKLASDMMGKMSPEERERMFNMASSLKAKAPASTSYSNAEASEQRESLGASGMGSFVGESSSSGNSFVAPRSGFESSIPSAPPADLQEQMRNQMKDPAMRQMFTSMIKNMNPEMMASMSEQFGMKLSQEDAAKAQQAMASLSPDALEKMMRWADRAQTGIEQAKKAKKWLLGRGGLIFAILMLVLAMVLHRLGYIGN, from the exons ATGTTTAACGGATTGATGGATCCTGAGATGATTCGTCTCGCTCAAGATCAGATGAGCCGTATGACTCCTGCTGATTTCGCTAGGATCCAACagcag aTGATGTCAAATCCAGATTTGATGAATATGGCAACTGAGAGTATGAAGAACATGAGGCCTGAGGATTTGAAACAAGCTGCTGAACAGCTTAAGCATACTCGCCCTGAGGATATGGCTGAGATTGGTGAGAAGATGGCTAAAGCTTCCCCTGAAGACATTGCTGCTATGCGTGCTCATGCCGATGCTCACTTTACTTATCAGATTAATGCTGCTCAGATGCTTAAGAAACTG GGAAATGAGCTTCATAGCCGAGGAAATTTCAGTGAAGCTGCGGAGAAATATTTGCGT GCGAAGAACAATCTGAAAGACATTCCATCTTCTAAAGGTGGCGCACTTTTGTTTGCTTGTTCTCTCAATCTCATGTCATGTTATTTGAAGACGAATCAGCATGAAGATTGCATAAAGGAAGGTTCTGAG GTTTTGGCATATGATGCAAGGAATGTCAAAGCCCTATACAGAAGGGGTCAAGCATACAGAGATCTGGGCCTACTTGAA GATGCTGTCTCCGATCTAAGCAAAGCCAATGAAGTTTCCCCTGAAGATGAGACAATTGCCGATGTGTTAAG AGATGTTAAGGAAAGATTGGGTGTCGAGGGACCTGGCAATGCATCAAGAG GTGTGGTGATTGAAGACATAACTGAAGAAAATACTGTTACTTCCGGAGACAATAAGAAACAGTCTAAAGAGGTTACTGGGACACAACGAGAAAGCAATGTTGGTCGTCATGCTCAGGGCGTAAAGACTGACGTTGATGGATTGCAGGCTCTCAGAGATAACCCAGAAGCAATCAG AACATTCCAGAACTTCATTTCAAAAACTGATCCCGATACACTTGCTGCTCTGAGCGGAGGCAAAGCTGGAGATATGTCACCAGACATGTTCAAAACTGCTTCGAGCATGATAGGGAAAATGTCACCTGAAGAGATTCAAAAAATGGTTCAAACAGCCTCTTCGTTTAAAGGAGATAACCCTTTCACCTCGACTGGGCCATCTGCAGGAAACGGGTTCGCACCTACACCTGACATGCTTAAACTCGCATCTGATATGATGGGTAAAATGTCACCAGAAGAGCGTGAGAGGATGTTCAACATGGCATCGTCTTTGAAAGCAAAAGCTCCAGCTTCAACATCGTACAGCAATGCAGAAGCATCTGAACAACGTGAAAGTTTAGGAGCGAGTGGGATGGGTAGTTTTGTAGGTGAGTCTAGTTCTTCAGGTAATTCCTTTGTGGCTCCAAGAAGCGGTTTCGAATCAAGCATCCCTTCGGCTCCACCGGCTGACTTGCAGGAGCAGATGAGAAACCAAATGAAAGATCCAGCAATGCGACAG ATGTTCACGTCTATGATAAAGAACATGAATCCGGAGATGATGGCTAGCATGAGCGAACAATTCGGAATGAAGCTTTCTCAAGAAGATGCTGCAAAAGCTCAGCAAGCCATGGCTTCTCTTTCTCCTGACGCCTTGGAGAAAATG ATGCGATGGGCGGATCGGGCTCAAACCGGGATAGAGCAAGCGAAGAAGGCAAAGAAGTGGTTGCTTGGAAGAGGCGGATTGATCTTTGCTATATTAATGCTCGTCTTAGCAATGGTCCTTCATCGGCTCGGCTATATTGGAAACTAA
- the LOC104706489 gene encoding E3 ubiquitin-protein ligase RHF2A: protein MEGAAGETATSEGHLTSAAAFVEGGIQDACDDACSICLESFCDSDPSTLTSCKHEYHLQCILEWCQRSSQCPMCWQSLSLKDPTSQELLEGVVQERNFRFTPSRNATIFRHPTLGDFELQHLPVGVDNAEIEERIIQHLAAAAAMGRARHGVRREGHRSRSSSQSHPQFMVFSSHPNASSPAPHPPMPSSPSQRDESDTVTNLPLSPHNGLGEGSNQPQTPSHPRQVSPSASDSNTRSVNQSSPSDQDRAGPSELQSFSESLKSRLNAVSTRYKESISKNTRSWKDRFFSRNTSMADIGSEVKREVSAGIATVSRMMERLETRENSRPSSASVSDVSENYTPESNNEHNRSEAGGEHSMNERGVKDTCATGSGSS from the exons ATGGAG ggaGCGGCGGGAGAAACGGCGACGTCGGAGGGGCATCTGACTTCAGCAGCAGCTTTTGTTGAAGGTGGGATTCAAGATGCTTGTGATGACGCCTGTAGCATTTGTCTTGAATCCTTCTGTGATAGCGATCCTTCTACT TTGACTAGTTGCAAGCATGAGTATCATCTTCAATGCATTCTTGAGTG gtGTCAAAGGAGTTCACAGTGTCCAATGTGTTGGCAATCACTTAGTCTCAAAGACCCCACTAG TCAGGAGTTGCTTGAGGGTGTTGTACAGGAGAGGAATTTCCGCTTCACTCCATCTAGAAATGCCACCATATTTCGTCATCCAACTCTTGGCGATTTTGAATTACAACAT CTCCCAGTTGGGGTGGATAATGCCGAGATTGAAGAGCGAATCATTCAGCACttggctgctgctgctgctatgGGAAGAGCGAGACATGGGGTAAGAAGGGAAGGCCACAGAAGCAGGTCTTCAAGTCAAAGCCATCCACAGTTCATGGTGTTTTCTTCGCATCCTAATGCTTCTTCTCCTGCACCTCATCCCCCCAtgccttcttctccatctcagAGAGATGAGAGTGACACAGTCACAAACCTTCCGCTGTCTCCTCACAATGGTTTAGGGGAGGGTTCAAATCAGCCACAAACACCTTCTCATCCCCGCCAGGTTTCTCCCTCGGCATCTGATTCAAACACCAG GTCTGTTAATCAATCTTCCCCAAGTGATCAAGATAGAGCTGGACCATCAGAACTCCAATCATTTTCGGAATCGCTAAAGTCTCGATTAAACGCTGTGTCAACGAG ATACAAAGAATCGATATCAAAGAACACAAGGAGCTGGAAAGATAGATTTTTTTCTCGCAACACGTCCATGGCAGATATTGGCTCTGAGGTTAAACGAGAGGTCAGTGCCGGGATCGCCACTGTGTCCCGCATGATGGAACGTCTAGAAACGAGAGAAAACAGTAGGCCCAGCTCTGCATCTGTATCAGATGTCTCAGAAAATTACACTCCTGAATCAAACAATGAGCATAATAGATCAGAAGCGGGTGGTGAACATTCTATGAATGAAAGAGGTGTTAAAGATACATGTGCGACTGGTTCTGGTTCAAGCTAA
- the LOC104706490 gene encoding replication factor C subunit 1, which yields MSDIRKWFMKAHEKGNGSAPKSTSSKTGAVKSAAETAPIKSEQPSGDLETAARRKTSKYFGKDKTIVKDEKEEEELPAKRKLKTDSDDLSKPRPRKVTKVDDDDDDFDVPIPRKTRDSTPSKKLKSGSGRGIATKTVDKDEDDDGEDAQEKETPLKSGGRGRGGRAASGAPTAGRGRGGGRGGFMNFGERKDPPHKGEKEVPEGTPDCLAGSTFVISGTLDSLEREEAEDLIKRHGGRITGSVSKKTTYLLCDEDIGGRKSEKAKELGTKFLTEDGLFDMIRSSKPIKKSLPERTNKGTEKVCAPPKTSPQKEVTRGKPLAKSSPNKVPPAKGKKKVIETSLPWTEKYRPKVPNEIVGNQSLVTQIHNWLSHWHDQFGGTGSKGKGKKVNDAGANKAILLSGTPGIGKTTSAKLVSQMLGFQTVEVNASDSRGKANSNIAKGIGGSNANTVKELVNNEAMAANLDRSKHPKTVLIMDEVDGMSAGDRGGVADLIASIKISKIPIICICNDKYSQKLKSLVNYCLPLNFRKPTKQQMGKRLMHIAKAEGLEVNEIALEELAERVNGDIRLALNQLQYMSLSMSAIKYDDIRQRLLSSAKDEDISPFSAVDKLFSYNGGKLRMDERIDLSMSDPDLVPLIIQENYLNYRPSGKDEAKRMELLARAAESIADGDIINVQIRRYRQWQLSQSCCVASSILPASSLHGSREVFEQGERNFNRFGGWLGKNSTAGKNRRLMEDLHVHVLASRESSSGRETLRVDYLPLLMNRLTSPLQTLPKDEAVSEVVDFMNSYSISQEDFDTIMELGKFKGRANPMESVPPPVKAALTRKYNELNKTRMVRVADMVQLPGMKKAPKKRIAAMLEPTVDSLGDEDGEPLAENEEENASDAEEDSEEANDGEKLESNLKNLNARGIQVELDLKGAGSSGSRKAAGKGKGKAADASAEKKATGRGSGTKRKR from the exons ATG TCGGATATTAGGAAGTGGTTTATGAAAGCCCATGAAAAAGGGAACGGAAGTGCTCCGAAATCGACCTCTTCCAAGACAGGTGCTGTAAAAAGTGCTGCAGAGACTGCACCCATAAAATCAGAGCAG CCTAGTGGAGACCTGGAAACTGCTGCTAGAAGAAAAACGAGCAAGTATTTTGGGAAAGATAAAACAATAGTTAAAGAtgagaaagaggaggaagaattACCTGCCAAGAGGAAACTTAAGACTGATTCTGATGATTTAAGCAAGCCCCGTCCAAGAAAGGTTACCAAGgttgatgatgacgatgacgattTTGATGTACCTATTCCAAGGAAGACTCGTGATAGCACTCCCAGCAAAAAACTAAAGTCGGGGTCAGGTAGAGGAATCGCAACTAAAACTGTTGATAAAGAcgaggatgatgatggtgaagatgCCCAAGAAAAGGAGACTCCTCTGAAATCAGGTGGAAGAGGCCGTGGCGGTAGAGCTGCATCAGGGGCCCCAACTGCTGGAAGAGGTAGAGGTGGAGGGCGAGGTGGGTTTATGAATTTTGGTGAAAGGAAAGACCCACCGCATAAAGGAGAAAAG GAGGTTCCTGAAGGCACCCCTGATTGCTTAGCTGGATCGACATTTGTAATTAGTGGAACACTTGATAG tttagaaagagaagaagcagaagatcTTATAAAGCGGCATGGTGGTCGTATTACAGGCTCTGTTAGCAAGAAAACG ACGTACCTTTTGTGTGATGAAGATATCGGCGGAAGGAAATCTGAAAAAGCTAAAGAGCTGGG CACTAAGTTCCTTACAGAGGATGGCCTATTTGACATGATCCGGTCCTCGAAACCCATAAAAAAGTCTCTGCCTGAAAGGACGAACAAAGGCACTGAAAAAGTCTGTGCACCACCGAAGACAAGCCCTCAGAAAGAAGTGACAAGAG GAAAGCCTTTAGCAAAAAGTTCGCCCAACAAGGTTCCCCCAgcgaaaggaaaaaagaaagttatTGAGACTTCCTTGCCATGGACGGAAAAATACAGACCGAAGGTTCCAAATGAGATTGTTGGGAATCAGTCACTG GTAACTCAGATTCACAACTGGCTGTCCCACTGGCATGATCAATTTGGAGGTACTGGAAGTAAAGGAAAGGGGAAGAAAGTGAATGATGCCGGTGCCAACAAGGCTATACTTTTGAGCGGAACACCTGGTATTGGAAAAACAACATCAGCAAAGTTGGTTAGTCAGATGCTTGGTTTCCAGACAGTTGAG GTTAATGCTAGTGACAGTCGTGGAAAGGCGAACTCGAATATCGCCAAAGGTATTGGTGGTAGTAATGCAAATACGGTGAAGGAACTTGTCAATAACGAAGCCATGGCCGCTAACTTGGATAG GTCAAAGCACCCGAAGACTGTTCTAATCATGGATGAAGTAGATGGAATGTCTGCAGGCGACAGGGGAGGTGTTGCCGATCTTATTGCTAGCattaaaatatcaaagattCCTATCATCTGCATTTGCAATGACAAATACAGTCAGAAACTGAAGAGTTTAGTAAACTATTGTCTTCCCCTCAATTTCCGGAAGCCCACGAAACAGCAG ATGGGAAAAAGGCTGATGCATATTGCTAAGGCAGAAGGCCTTGAAGTTAATGAA ATTGCCCTGGAAGAACTCGCTGAGAGAGTGAATGGTGACATACGATTGGCCCTAAATCAGCTCCAATATATGAGCCTGTCCATGTCAGCCATCAAGTACGATGATATCAGGCAGCGCCTGCTAAGCAGTGCTAAGGATGAAGATATTTCCCCTTTCTCAGCTGTTGACAA GTTGTTTAGTTATAATGGTGGGAAGCTGAGAATGGATGAACGGATTGACCTGAGCATGAGTGATCCTGATTTGGTTCCTCTAATTATACAG GAAAACTATCTCAATTATAGGCCATCAGGTAAAGATGAGGCAAAACGAATGGAGTTACTTGCTCGTGCTGCTGAATCCATTGCGGATGGAGATATTATCAACGTGCAGATTCGAAGATACAGGCAATGGCAACTTTCTCAGTCATGCTGTGTTGCATCTTCTATTCTCCC AGCTTCGTCGTTGCATGGATCAAGGGAGGTATTCGAGCAG GGTGAGCGTAACTTCAATAGATTTGGTGGGTGGCTTGGCAAGAATTCTACTGCGGGAAAAAATAGACGGTTAATGGAGGATCTGCATGTTCATGTCCTTGCTTCCCGAGAATCCAGCTCTGGAAG GGAGACTCTTCGTGTTGATTATCTTCCCCTGCTCATGAATCGCTTGACTAGCCCACTTCAGACGCTGCCTAAG GATGAAGCTGTTTCAGAAGTTGTTGATTTCATGAACTCCTACTCTATAAGTCAGGAGGACTTTGATACTATTATGGAGTTGGGAAAATTTAAG GGGCGTGCAAATCCGATGGAGAGTGTTCCACCTCCAGTTAAAGCAGCTTTGACTAGAAAATATAATGAGTTGAATAAAACCAGAATGGTACGTGTTGCTGACATGGTGCAACTTCCGGGAATGAAAAAGGCCCCTAAGAAGCGAATAGCTGCTATGCTGGAGCCAACTGTTGATAGTTTGGGAGATGAGGATGGCGAGCCGTTagcagaaaatgaagaagaaaatgcatCAGACGCTGAAGAAGACTCAG AAGAAGCAAATGATGGAGAAAAGCTAGAGTCGAATCTAAAAAATCTGAATGCTAGAG GGATCCAAGTTGAATTGGATTTGAAGGGAGCTGGGAGCTCTGGTTCAAGAAAAGCAGCTGGTAAAGGCAAAGGCAAAGCAGCAGATGCGTCTGCTGAGAAGAAAGCTACAGGGAGAGGCTCTGGTAccaagagaaagagatga
- the LOC104706491 gene encoding protein STRICTOSIDINE SYNTHASE-LIKE 3 yields the protein MAMFLSPRTITLLSLTLSLALYCSIDPFDHCAISDFPNFVSHEVISPRPDEVQWERDSQNSLQKSKILFLNQVQGPESVAFDPLGRGPYTGVADGRVLFWNGDEWIDFAYTSSNRSVICDPKPSALSYLRNEHICGRPLGLRFDKRNGDLYIADAYMGLLKVGPEGGLAMPLVTEAEGVPLGFTNDLDIDDDGSVYFTDSSINYQRRNFLQLVFSGDNSGRVLKYDPIAKKAVVLVPNVQFPNGVSISKDGSFFLFCEGDVGRLRRYWLKGEKAGTTDVFAVLPGHPDNVRTNQKGEFWVALHCKRNYYSYLMARYPKLRMFILRLPITARTHYSFQIGLRPHGLVVKYSPEGKLMQVLEDSEGKFVRSVSEVEEKDGKLWLGSVLMNFVAVYDL from the exons ATGGCTATGTTCTTATCTCCTAGAACCatcactcttctctctctcaccctCTCCCTCGCGCTCTACTGCAGCATCGACCCTTTCGACCACTGCGCCATCTCCGATTTCCCAAATTTCGTCTCTCACGAGGTTATCTCCCCACGTCCCGATGAAGTTCAATGGGAGAGAGATTCACAGAACTCACTTCAGAAATCAAAGATTCTGTTTTTAAACCAAGTACAAGGTCCCGAGAGCGTCGCGTTTGATCCTCTCGGACGTGGTCCGTACACAGGTGTTGCTGACGGTAGGGTTCTATTTTGGAACGGTGACGAATGGATTGATTTCGCTTACACTTCGAGTAATCGATCGGTGATTTGTGATCCGAAGCCTTCTGCTTTGAGTTACTTGAGGAACGAACATATCTGTGGACGTCCTTTGGGTCTTCGTTTCGATAAGAGAAACGGAGATTTGTACATCGCTGATGCGTATATGGGACTTTTGAAAGTAGGTCCTGAAGGTGGCTTAGCAATGCCGCTTGTAACTGAAGCTGAGGGTGTGCCATTGGGTTTTACTAATGATCTTGacattgatgatgatggatcTGTTTACTTTACTGATAGCAGCATCAATTACCAGAGGAG GAACTTCTTGCAGCTCGTCTTCTCTGGAGACAACAGTGGGAGAGTTCTCAAGTATGATCCAATAGCTAAGAAAGCTGTTGTTCTAGTCCCAAATGTTCAGTTTCCCAATGGTGTGTCTATCAGCAAAGatggttctttctttcttttctgcGAAGGAGATGTTGGAAG ACTAAGAAGATACTGGTTAAAAGGGGAGAAAGCTGGAACGACAGATGTGTTTGCGGTATTACCAGGGCATCCTGATAACGTAAGGACAAACCAAAAAGGTGAATTTTGGGTGGCGCTTCATTGCAAGCGCAACTACTACTCATACTTAATGGCAAGATACCCTAAGCTGAGGATGTTCATACTAAGACTCCCAATCACTGCAAGGACACACTACTCGTTCCAGATCGGGTTGCGGCCGCACGGATTGGTGGTTAAGTATAGCCCTGAAGGGAAGCTTATGCAGGTTTTGGAAGATAGTGAAGGGAAGTTTGTGAGATCGGTGAGTGAAGTTGAAGAAAAAGATGGGAAGCTTTGGCTGGGGAGTGTGTTGATGAACTTTGTTGCTGTCTATGACCTCTGA